The nucleotide sequence TTTATACATTGCAGACGGGTAAACAAGTAATTTCAAAGAAGATGACGTTAATCAAATAATCAGGAGTTAAAAAAATGAAAACTAAATATTTTTTATTAGTTATTTTTTTTGTTTCTATGCTTTGCATTGACCTTTCATCACAAAGTTTTTACACAGGAAATATTGGAGTGACTTTAAGTAATTTTGGAAGAATACGTGTTTTTTCTGATAATTTAGTCACCTGGCAAATTGATAGAGGTTCACTTCTAGTTGGTGTTAATCCAACCGCTGTGTTTGACTATACTCAGGATGCTGGAACAGTTACACCAGCGAGTACGGTTTCTTCACCATCATTAAGCGATTTTGAAGTAACAGGAACAATTGATAACTCTGATTCAAATTTACCACCTGAGATAACAGCTATAATTAATATATATGGATGGACGAACGGTGCGTACCTTTTGGTAAAAATGAATGTTAAAAATGATGATGTTTCAGGTGTCAGTGCTATTATGGGCGGGGAGATTATTTCTTCTGTCGATGATACATATGAAAACGATGTCATTCAATACAATGCTGGTTCTCAAACCGTATTGATGAATGAAACTAATTGGGTTGGATGGAAACTGTTTTCTCCAACCACAACGTCGTTTAATGTAATTGACTGGGTTTCTGGTTATGCAAACGATGCTTCATTTTATTCCTGGTTAACTCAAAATAGCTTCGATCCACCGTTAACTTCTACTGTAGATGGTGCAGTTGCTGTTCAGGGTTCTGCGCCGATTAATTTAGGACCAGGAGCATCATACAACTTTTATTTTGGAATATCTTTGGGAACAGATCAAACATCCTGCTTAAACAATATGAATGCTTGCGAAATCAAGTATAATCAAATTGTCCCGGTTGAATTAACATCTTTTAAAGCAACAGCAAATGGTAATTCAGTTCAGTTAGATTGGTCAACTGCAACTGAAATAAACAATGCCGGATTCGAAATTCAGAGAAAGACATCTTCTGATCCGGATTGGGCTGCGATTGGTTTTGAAGAAGGAAGAGGTACAATAACTGAAGTTCAATATTATTCTTATGTTGACGATATAACTCATCTTCAAAGTGGGAATGTAAGTTATCGACTGAAACAAATTGATTTCGGCGGCACATTTAGTTTCAGCGATGTAGTGAATGTTGAAATAGATCCTTTGCCAAACCAATTTGAACTTTTGCAGAATTACCCAAATCCTTTCAATCCAAATACAAAAATTACTTTCAGTGTACCTGAAAAATCCAATATCATACTGAAAGTATTCAATACATTAGGTGAGGAAGTTGCAGAATTGGTAAATGAAAATCTTGAGGCAGGGATCCACACTCAAAATTTCAATGCTTCAGAATTACCATCCGGTATTTATTTATATACCTTGCAAACAGGTGATCAATTAATTTCAAAAAAAATGACGTTAATTAAGTAGGAAAATTTCGTAGCACAGATTAAAAGTCTGTGCTACATTCTTGTTTATTTGTATGGAACGATATAAAGAAATAACCGAAAAAATAAAAAGTAAGTACAACTCACTTCCAAAAAATCATCGGAAGATTGCTGACTATTTTATCAACAATTTTGACAGGATTCCATTTTTAAATGTGCAGGAATTGTCAGAGTCAACCGGTGTAAGTGTCGCATCGATTGTAAGATTTGCTCAACGTTCTGGTTTTAAAGGGTTCAGCGAACTACGGGATTCGGTTGCAGAATCTTTTCAGGAAGGTTTGAAGAATAAAGAAATTTTTCCGCTTCTTAAAAAACGGAAAGATGAAGATGATTTACTGACTCAGGTAGCAAACCTCGATATAAAAAATATTAATGACACGCTTAACCTGATAGAGCAAAAATCTTTTAATTACATTATCGATAGAATTCTGTTTGCAGACAGAGTGATGACAGGTGGTCTTGGAATTTCATACTTGCTTGCAGAAATACTTGCTTACCAGTTAACACAAGTCGGAATTGATTCAAGCCCATTAAAGCATACGCATACACTTTTTCACGAAAGCGTACTTTTTCTTAAATCTAAAGATATCCTGATCCTGTTTTCATTTCCGCCATACTCAAAAGAAACGGTTGATCTTGCAAGATTTGCAGAAGAAAGAAAAATAGACGTAATTGCAATAACAAATAAACCAGCGTCTCCAATTACTTTTTATTCAAGAGCTAATCTGATTGTGGAAAGCCGTAACATGCTTTTTACAAATTCGTTTGCTGCTATTTCCGTTTTGATAAATGCTATCGCAACCGCATGTGCAGTTAAAGATAAAGTGCGTGCAAAGAAAATCTTAAAAGAATCGGGCGAAATTGCTATTAGCCAAAATCTGATTATTAGCGGGAGTTAAATATGAAAAAATTTTTACTATTACTATTAATCTCAGGCCATGTTATTTATGCTGGTACAACCGGTAAACTTTCAGGCTCAGTAAAAGATTCACAGACAGGAGAACCGTTAGTTGGTGCCAACATTATAATTGTAGGAACTGAATTTGGTGCCGCAACTAATCTGGATGGAAATTTTGTAATTCTCAACATTCCACCCGGCAGTTACTCAGTAAAAGTAAGTTACATCGGATATCAGGTAAGTCTTTTCAATGATTTACAAATAATAGTTGACCAGACAACACAATTACCTGCTGAGTTAACTCCTGAATCAATTCAAGTTGAAGAAGTTATTGTTACAGCAACTACACCCATGATTCAGAGAGATGTTACGAGCAGTGTTTCCGTTATCCGGAGAGATCAAATCGAAGCACTTCCCGTTTCCACTTTTACTGATCTACTTTCACTTCAGGCTGGAGTTGTTGAAACCGGAAGTAATAATTTACACATAAGAGGAGGTCGATCTAATGAAGTTGCATATCTCGTTGATGGAGTCTATGTGAAAGATCCACTTCTTGGCGGATTAAGTCTTGAGATTAGTAATGATGCTATTCAGGAAATGAGTTTACTTAGCGGAACATTTAATGCTGAATATGGTAATGCACTCAGTGGCGTAGTCAACATAGTAACAAGAGATGGCGATGAGAATTTCTCAGCAAAGGTCGAAGCAAGAACCAGTGAGTTTGGAATTGACAGATATTCTGAACTTCATGAATCAAGAGTTAACGGAAGTCTCAGCGGTCCGTTCTTTCTGAATAAATTAACTTTTTTTGTTTCAGGTGAAATGGATAATCGCGGAAGTTATCTGCCTTTTGGCTATAACAAATTAAGTTCAATTTTTACTAAGTTAACATTAACCTCAATACCTCTTGTTAAAATCTCAGTACAAAACAGAGGAAGCAAAGGAAACAATCAAAACTATAGTCACTCTTATAAATATATTCCTGAACGATATCTGAAAGTTAATACTGATAGCTGGCAAAGCTCGCTAACTTTTACTCATACAGCAGCTAACAATTTTTTCTACGATATAAGAGCTTCATATTTTAACCAGGGATACTATTCAGGACTTCATAAGGACACATCAGATTATTTACCTACTGGTCAATGGGAATATTTCAGTGAGTATGGAGATGGATTTGAATTTTACAAAAAAGCAGATCCAGTTGAACTATGGGATAGCCGGACAGTAACTGCAGATACTAAAATTGATGCAGTCTGGCAGATCGATGAAATAAATGAAGTTAAAGCCGGTGCTCAGTTCCAGCAGCATTGGCTGGATTTGTTCTATGTTTACGATCCGCAAAGAAATTTCCCTTATTATAATGATTACAATACTGAACCTTTCGAACTTGCTGCCTATTTACAGGATAAAATCGAATTACCATATCTTGTACTGAACCTGGGATTGAGGTGGGATTATTCAAATGCTAATGTAACATTCAGAAAAGACCCGCTTAATCCAAACACAATTATTACCGCAGATTCAAGATCACAGTTCTCTCCGAGAATCGGAATTGCACATCCAATTTCAGACAGAACAAAACTTCATTTTGCATACGGTCATTTTTTCCAGATTCCTGAATTTCAATATCTCTTTGAAAATAATCAATATGATTTAAATGTGAGAGAGCCCTTGTTCGGTCAGCCTGATCTTGATGCGGAAAGAACAATCTCTTACGAAGTTGGAGTTTCTCATCAGTTCTCCGATCGGGTTGCAGCACACATCAGTGCATATTATAAAGATATTACCGGATTAATAGGAACACGGTACTATTTTCCATTTGTTGATGGAAGATACACTGGTTACACTCTTTATGTGAATGACGATTATGCAAACGTTAAAGGATTTGAATTTACTCTTGACGTGAGACCTGACAGATATTTCTCGGCAGGACTGACTTACACATATATGGTTGCAAAAGGCAGTGCATCTTCTGAACAGGAACAATACCCGGGAACCTCGGAATCCACACAATTATATTATCTTGATTTTGACAGAACTCACGTACTCAATGCCTCAGCTACTTATCAAATCCCGGATGAGGAAGGACCGAAAGTTTTCGGTGTCCCGATTTTTGAGAATATTGATCTAAGTCTGATTATCAAAGCAAGTTCCGGCGCACCTTACACTCCATCAGGAAGAGATGTTGGATATGTTGAAAAAAATTCTCTTCGGCAACCGGGCGTTTACAGTATTGATATGATTCTTGGCAAATCATTCTTCATTTATGAAAAACTCGAGATGAGAATATTTACTGAAATTTATAATCTGACCGATCATAGAAATATTCGATATATTTATCCTGATACAGGCGATCCGGATTTTACATTTGAAGGTGGTTATTCTACTGAGTATATGCAGGATCCTTCTAATTATGGTCCGCCGAGAGTAATTCGGTTGGGTGCTTCAATCAGGTTTTAATTGTTTATCAATGGAATTGGAATTAATATGAAAACAAGTGTATTATTTTTTTTGCTGATAATCTCTTCAGTAATTATCAATGCTCAGGTCGGAAGAGATGGAACTGAATTAAATTATGATGACTTCCAAAAAGTATTGGGAATTGAAGATCGTGCTGCTGGAATACACAATGCCAGCAACATTGGATTATTCTTTGAGAATAGAGGAAAACTTTATCCGAGAAGAATAACTCAGGGACCTTCGGGTGAATTCCCAATTAACAGTACCAAACACTATATCTATCGTATCAATCAATTCGCAGGAATTCCGGGTAATGTTGTTCAGGGAAGATATACAACTAACGAAGAATGGGAAGCTGTTGGTGGTTATCATCTTCGTGATTCCGCAAAAATTGCTTTCAGCGATAATCCAATTTACTGGAACCCAACTCTTGGCTGGCCTGTAAAAGATGCAAACGGAAACAATTTAATTTTATCTGATCAGGATAGTTACTGTGTTTATAATGACAGCAACAATACAGTTTCCATTTTAGGTATTCAGATCGCTCAGACAGGTTATGCTTACGGAGTAACCTTTGCAAAAAATATTCTCTTCTATAAATATGAAATTACTAATCATGGAGAGCAAGACCTGAACGACTTCTACTTCAGTTTGTATGTGGATATAGATGTTGGTAATGTTGAAGGCGGGGCTCCTGAATACGGTGATGACAAATTGAATATCATTAAGGACCAAAACCTTGTCTATTTTTTTGATGATGGAATCTCATCAGAATGGCCGGGCGGTAAAACAGGATTTTTTGGAGTTATGTTTGTCAAATCTCCTGAAGTAAATGGTAATGAACTGGGCGTCACTGATATGCATTACAATATTTATGATGATGATTTTGATATTGATACAGTTCAATATGGGATTATGTCCAGTGATCCTGATCTTTATAACTCTACTCTCGGTCCAAAATTTTTTCACATAGGCGGAAACCCGGATTTACATTTCGATGATCCGGCAACTATCCCGGCTTCAGGTCTGGATTTACTTGCAAATATGAGCTCCGGACCTTATACACTCGGAAGAAATGATACTTTGGTTTTTATAACTGCAATAGTCGCCGGAGAAACTGAAGAAGAGATGCTGCTATCTGCAGCCACAGCAAAATCAACAGTAGAAGCAAACTTCCATTTGCCAAAACCTCCGGTGCGTCCAAACCTGTCAGGAATTTCAGGAAACAAGCAAGCAACTTTATACTGGGATGATATTGCAGAGTACACTCTGGATGAGTTCAGTGGTAATTATGATTTTGAAGGTTACCGGTTGTACAGAAGCAATGACAAAGGAATTAATTGGACAAAGCTTTCTGATTATGATTTAAGCAATTCAATTGGTGATAATACCGGACTGCAATACAGTTACACCGACACTACTATAATAAATGGGTTTGAATACTGGTATTCGATCACATCTTATGACAGAGGTGACACTCTTGTCGAAAGTCTTGAATGTCCGTTAGGAACAAATATCGATGCAATAAATCTTGTATCACTAATTCCAAGAAGTGATGCAATCGGAAGAACTCCGGTTTCTGTTGCTCAGACTCAATACATCGGTTCGGGAGAATCAAATTATCTGCTCAACATTGAACCAATTGATGATCAATCTCTTGCAGGAAATGAGTACAGAACTGCTTTCGGGTTCATATCAAAAAAGGAAAATGGAAATCTGACAACCGCAGTAAATATCATTATTACAGATTCTGCATCAACTCAGCCTTACAAATATGGACTCAAGTTTAACAGCTCCTCTAATTTCGATGTAATAAATCTCAGCACTAACGAAGTGATAAGAGCTGGATTCAACTATCCGGTGGGAGGAAGGGAAGTGAATATAACAGGTCATGGTTTAAGAATCGGGATGGTTGATGACCCAAATGCTACTGAAGATGAACGTCCGCAAACTGGAGATTTAATAGTAATAAATTTTTCGATAACGGTTAATCGAAATAATGAGTTGAATGTAATTGAGAATCGTGGTTTTATGATTGATCAGACTCAATCAACAAGTGATGGTGTTATTTTTTCTTTAACACCTCCGGAAATTATTCAGTCAGTATCTAGGATCGGCGGTAACGATAATGTTGAAATGACTTTTGAAGTAGTGGATGAAACATTAGTAAAGGAAGCTCTTTATATTATTTCCATTGATAATAGTGGTACAGATACATTAAAGAAAGGCTATGCAGTTATTTCAGTTTCAGGAACACCTATCGTTGCTGATACACTTTATTCATTAGATACTTTTGAATTTGATGGTATTCAGGGAACAATCGAATTTCCAACATCAAGACCGCCATCTCCCGGAAATAAATTTTCTGTTCAGACAGTAAAACCGAAACTACCTGACATAAGAGATAAATTTTATTTCCGTTTGGACGGAGCGAAAGTTAATAATGCTGAGATATCGCAGAGTATGAATAAAATAAGAGTTGTTCCGAATCCCTACGTTGTTGCTTCACTTTGGGAACCTGAATTCGGTGAACTTAGAAGAGAGCCTCTAAGACAAATTCAGTTTATTAACCTTCCGCCGGAATGTACAATTTACATTTTTACAGTTGACGCAGATTTAATTAAAACAATTTATCATAACTCAACAAACGGAACGGAAGTTTGGGATTTACGTGCAGAAGGCGGCAGAGAAATATCTGCTGGAGTTTATATTTATCTTGTGAAGACACAGGATACCGAACATCTCGAACGATTCGCTGTAATAAAATAGTTACACGAAATTATTCAGGAGAATTTTATGAAAAAGTTTTTACCGGTTCTATTCAGTTTAATAATTGCGTGCTTCACTTATGCTCAGAATCCAAATCTTGGTACTGGTGGTGCACAGTTTCTTCAAATTCCAATTGGTGCAAGAGCAGAATCAATGGCTGGTGCAGTAGTCGGATATATTGATGATGCTTCAGCAGTTTTCTGGAATCCTGCCGGAATTGTTAAGGTCAGAAACGTTGAAGTTTTCTTTTCTTATATGGATTGGCTGACGTTATTTGATCACAGCGCTGCATCGATTGTATATAATGTTGAAGATGTCGGTGCGTTTGGTGCCAGCTTAATTATGTTTAACACAAATGAAATGGAAATTACTACGGAGTTGGAACCAAATGGAACAGGCAGATTTTTTGACGCAGGTGATATGGCAATTGGTGTCAGCTTTGCGAGATACCTGACTGATAGATTCAGTGTTGGTGTAACTGCTAAATATGTTTATCAGCAAATATGGAATGAAACAGCGAGCGGGTTGGCTTTCGATATCGGGACTCAATACAAACTTGATTTTCAGAATCTTGTTATCGCGATGAGCATGTCTAATTTTGGCGGTGATTTGAGATTCGATGGTCCTGATCTTGATATTAACTATGAGCGGACAGATATTAATCCACAGTCACGCATAGTCCCCGGTAGAATGCAAACTGAAGATAATCCTCTTCCACTACATTTCCAGGTAGGAATCGGCTTCGATGTTTTTGAATATGATTTTGTTAAAATGAGAGGCGCTATTGATGCTACGCATCCAAATGATAACAGTGAACGTGTGTTAGTAGGAACTGAGTTTTCATTCTTTGACAGATTCTATCTTCGTGGAGGTTATAAATTTAATTTTGATGACCAGAAAATTGCTTTCGGTGCAGGTGCAAATGTTCCGGTTTCATCCTCAGCGGTTTATTTTGATTATGCGTATTCTGTTTATGATTTATTACCGAGCGTTCACCGGATTTCAATAAAGCTATTATTCTGATGTGATTAAAATTATTTTCACAATTTTAACAATCTTCACTTCGCTGATTTACTCACAAGGTTATGTTTGTGCTATTGGTGGTGGTTCAGAAGATTATAATAGCTGGAGCGATGAACCTTATAGCTGGGTAGTTCAAAAAGCTGACAGCGGAAAAATTATAATCCTTGGAGTCAGCAGTGCAACGTCCTGGCTTCCAAATTATTTCATGTCTTTTGGTGCTGACACTGCTTACAACAAAACAATTTCTTCCCGCAACTCTGCAAATCTTCAGGAAACATACGATGAAATAATAACAGCCAAAGCAATTTTCATTCGCGGCGGTGATCAATGGGATTATATTAATTTATGGAAAGGTACCAAGCTCGATACTGCAATCAACTTTGTTTTTCAGAATGGGGGAGTCGTTTCTGGAACCAGTGCCGGACTTGCAGTTCTCGGTGATGTTGATTTCAGTGCACAGAATGGTTCTGTCTATCCTGATGAATCTTTACTCAATCCATTCAATTCATATATGAAATTTGAAGATAATTTTTTGAATCTTGTTCCCGATGTGTTATTTGATTCCCATTTCATTGAACGGGCAAGACACGGAAGATTAATTGCAATGCTTTACAATCGATATTTTCAAACAGGCAGAGAGTTGATTGGAGTTGGTGTTGATGATAGAACAGCTATCTGTATTACTCCGGATGGAATTGGTGAAGTAATGGGTAGTGGTGCTGTTGCAATTTTCACTATTGATAATGAAACAGTTTTTGAGCAAATCAACTCTGGTAATTACACAATTGAAAAACTGAAGTGTGAGCAGCTCACAAATAACTGGAAGTATGATCTGACTAACAAAGAAATAGTTTATATACCTCCATCAGCAAAAGCTGTTGATACTCAGCGAGTCACTGAATTTCCATTGACAAACTTATGGCTTACAGGTTCTGAAAATATTTCACAGCATATTCAAACTAACTTTGTCAGTTACATTTCAAATAATAACTCAGACAAAACAATTATTATTTCTCATCCGGGATTTACTTCTCAAATAACACCCATCACAAATTATTTAGATCAATCTTCGTTAGACTATGAAGTAGTTTATCTAACTTCATCAATTTTAAATGATGCATCAATTGTTCAGAAAATAAATTCAGGGACTAATTTTGTTTTTGCCGGTGACTCGTTGAATGTACTTGCAATGTTAAATGATTCTTCAACATTGGCTGGTGAAGTATTCAGAGAGAAGACTGTATTCTTTAAAACACCAGTTTTCTTCTTTGGTAAATCAGGGAAGACAGCCGGACAATTTTATACAGATAGACTTTATACAGACATTTATGCAGCATATCGTGGTAAGATGACTAATAATTCCGGTCTAAATTTAGTCGGAGATATGTTATTCGAACCAACTTTATTTGACGATAGTGATTTATATGAGAACAGGATGTGTTCTGTTTTGTGGGGATTGATGAGAAACCGAAAACGTTTTGGAATTTATCTTGATGGAAATGCAATGGCAGTTTTTAATCACGACCAAAAAACAGTAAAAGCTTTTGGAAGTATGCCTCCAATTTACATTGATGCAACACAAACAAGCTGGGTGGACTCATCAACTTTTATTGGGAACGGTGGTATCGGACCTCGTCAGGTTGTCGCAATGGATAATCTCCGGTACAACATTACAACTTATAATGACTATGCTTATAATATTGAACAAGGAAAATTTGAAGGCAGTGTCTCAGTTGATGCTAATTTCAAAATAACTGCAAAAGATTTTGAATTATACCAAAACTATCCGAACCCATTTAATCCGAGTACTGTGATCGGTTATCAGTTACCAGTAAGCAGTGATGTAACATTAACAATTTACGA is from Ignavibacteriota bacterium and encodes:
- a CDS encoding TonB-dependent receptor — its product is MKKFLLLLLISGHVIYAGTTGKLSGSVKDSQTGEPLVGANIIIVGTEFGAATNLDGNFVILNIPPGSYSVKVSYIGYQVSLFNDLQIIVDQTTQLPAELTPESIQVEEVIVTATTPMIQRDVTSSVSVIRRDQIEALPVSTFTDLLSLQAGVVETGSNNLHIRGGRSNEVAYLVDGVYVKDPLLGGLSLEISNDAIQEMSLLSGTFNAEYGNALSGVVNIVTRDGDENFSAKVEARTSEFGIDRYSELHESRVNGSLSGPFFLNKLTFFVSGEMDNRGSYLPFGYNKLSSIFTKLTLTSIPLVKISVQNRGSKGNNQNYSHSYKYIPERYLKVNTDSWQSSLTFTHTAANNFFYDIRASYFNQGYYSGLHKDTSDYLPTGQWEYFSEYGDGFEFYKKADPVELWDSRTVTADTKIDAVWQIDEINEVKAGAQFQQHWLDLFYVYDPQRNFPYYNDYNTEPFELAAYLQDKIELPYLVLNLGLRWDYSNANVTFRKDPLNPNTIITADSRSQFSPRIGIAHPISDRTKLHFAYGHFFQIPEFQYLFENNQYDLNVREPLFGQPDLDAERTISYEVGVSHQFSDRVAAHISAYYKDITGLIGTRYYFPFVDGRYTGYTLYVNDDYANVKGFEFTLDVRPDRYFSAGLTYTYMVAKGSASSEQEQYPGTSESTQLYYLDFDRTHVLNASATYQIPDEEGPKVFGVPIFENIDLSLIIKASSGAPYTPSGRDVGYVEKNSLRQPGVYSIDMILGKSFFIYEKLEMRIFTEIYNLTDHRNIRYIYPDTGDPDFTFEGGYSTEYMQDPSNYGPPRVIRLGASIRF
- a CDS encoding T9SS type A sorting domain-containing protein; this translates as MKTKYFLLVIFFVSMLCIDLSSQSFYTGNIGVTLSNFGRIRVFSDNLVTWQIDRGSLLVGVNPTAVFDYTQDAGTVTPASTVSSPSLSDFEVTGTIDNSDSNLPPEITAIINIYGWTNGAYLLVKMNVKNDDVSGVSAIMGGEIISSVDDTYENDVIQYNAGSQTVLMNETNWVGWKLFSPTTTSFNVIDWVSGYANDASFYSWLTQNSFDPPLTSTVDGAVAVQGSAPINLGPGASYNFYFGISLGTDQTSCLNNMNACEIKYNQIVPVELTSFKATANGNSVQLDWSTATEINNAGFEIQRKTSSDPDWAAIGFEEGRGTITEVQYYSYVDDITHLQSGNVSYRLKQIDFGGTFSFSDVVNVEIDPLPNQFELLQNYPNPFNPNTKITFSVPEKSNIILKVFNTLGEEVAELVNENLEAGIHTQNFNASELPSGIYLYTLQTGDQLISKKMTLIK
- a CDS encoding MurR/RpiR family transcriptional regulator, which produces MERYKEITEKIKSKYNSLPKNHRKIADYFINNFDRIPFLNVQELSESTGVSVASIVRFAQRSGFKGFSELRDSVAESFQEGLKNKEIFPLLKKRKDEDDLLTQVANLDIKNINDTLNLIEQKSFNYIIDRILFADRVMTGGLGISYLLAEILAYQLTQVGIDSSPLKHTHTLFHESVLFLKSKDILILFSFPPYSKETVDLARFAEERKIDVIAITNKPASPITFYSRANLIVESRNMLFTNSFAAISVLINAIATACAVKDKVRAKKILKESGEIAISQNLIISGS
- a CDS encoding type 1 glutamine amidotransferase-like domain-containing protein → MIKIIFTILTIFTSLIYSQGYVCAIGGGSEDYNSWSDEPYSWVVQKADSGKIIILGVSSATSWLPNYFMSFGADTAYNKTISSRNSANLQETYDEIITAKAIFIRGGDQWDYINLWKGTKLDTAINFVFQNGGVVSGTSAGLAVLGDVDFSAQNGSVYPDESLLNPFNSYMKFEDNFLNLVPDVLFDSHFIERARHGRLIAMLYNRYFQTGRELIGVGVDDRTAICITPDGIGEVMGSGAVAIFTIDNETVFEQINSGNYTIEKLKCEQLTNNWKYDLTNKEIVYIPPSAKAVDTQRVTEFPLTNLWLTGSENISQHIQTNFVSYISNNNSDKTIIISHPGFTSQITPITNYLDQSSLDYEVVYLTSSILNDASIVQKINSGTNFVFAGDSLNVLAMLNDSSTLAGEVFREKTVFFKTPVFFFGKSGKTAGQFYTDRLYTDIYAAYRGKMTNNSGLNLVGDMLFEPTLFDDSDLYENRMCSVLWGLMRNRKRFGIYLDGNAMAVFNHDQKTVKAFGSMPPIYIDATQTSWVDSSTFIGNGGIGPRQVVAMDNLRYNITTYNDYAYNIEQGKFEGSVSVDANFKITAKDFELYQNYPNPFNPSTVIGYQLPVSSDVTLTIYDVLGNEVVTLVNEYRPAGSYEVEFNTSELPSRSGSALTSGVYFYRLSAGNYSETKSMILLK
- a CDS encoding PorV/PorQ family protein — protein: MKKFLPVLFSLIIACFTYAQNPNLGTGGAQFLQIPIGARAESMAGAVVGYIDDASAVFWNPAGIVKVRNVEVFFSYMDWLTLFDHSAASIVYNVEDVGAFGASLIMFNTNEMEITTELEPNGTGRFFDAGDMAIGVSFARYLTDRFSVGVTAKYVYQQIWNETASGLAFDIGTQYKLDFQNLVIAMSMSNFGGDLRFDGPDLDINYERTDINPQSRIVPGRMQTEDNPLPLHFQVGIGFDVFEYDFVKMRGAIDATHPNDNSERVLVGTEFSFFDRFYLRGGYKFNFDDQKIAFGAGANVPVSSSAVYFDYAYSVYDLLPSVHRISIKLLF